The region AAACAATATTACTTTACTATTGGGGTTAAATGTATAATTTTCAAAATTCTTTGCAGGTATTTCTTTTATCCGGGACAAATAATCCACACGTTGATTCGATACACATGAATTCAATAATAGAAATATAAATGCAAATAATATCGCTATTTGTCGGTTCTTCATTTATTGACTCACCTTTTCAAGTACCTTGATAATTCAGGCATATAGCCTCAACAATGTTGTGATAATTTTCAAGAAATAGTTTTGTTCAGCGCACCCCCTTTCTTCAAAAGTCAAACTCTGTTTAAATGGTTCATGATTAGATGGATCAGCCGCTTATCGGCATCAATTATCAACCCCTACAGAAGCCTCCCCTCCTCTGTATATATCCTCTTTCTGGCCCGGATCATCAACCGTATGGGAGACTTTGCCAACTTTTTTCTGACCCTTTACCTGACACGGTATCTGGGATTCAGTGAGAAGCAGACAGGCCTGGTCCTGTCTCTGGTGGGGATCAGCATGATGGCAGGGGCCCTGATGGGAGGCCGGCTCACAGACCTGGCGGGCCGCAAAAAGATAATGCTCACCCTCCAGTCTCTGGCAGCCCTGTCTGTGATGATCTGCGGATTTGTACCCGACAGGCCTCTGGTGGCCTGGCTCCTTCTAGTCTTTACCTTCTTCAATGGCGCCGTGAGACCCATCAATACGGCCCTGCTGACAGACCTGACCAGCCAGGAACAACGGAGTGCCGCCTTTTCTCTCCTCTATCTGGGGATCAATATCGGGGTTTCAGCGGGGCCGATTCTGGCGGGATTTCTGTTTAATCACTACAGGCAGTGGATCTTCTGGGGCGACGGTATCACCACCATCACCACCATTCTTCTGATCCTCTTCTTTATCCGGGAGCCTGAAACAAGCAAGATCAGGGTGGAGCAGAATGAAGAGCACGACAACAGCTCGACTCTGAAGGCCCTGTGGAACCGGCCCATACTGGCCTGGTATGCCCTCATCACCGTATTCGCCTCCTTTATCTACTCCCAGAACAGCTTCACCCTGCCCCTGCAGATCCTGAAGATCTTTGGTGACAAGGGTCCCCGGTTCTTCGGAATTATAATGTCCTTTAATGCCGTGGTTGTTATTGTTCTCACCCCCCTGCTCAATCATCTGTGCCGGAGGAAAAGACCCCTGACCCGCATCGCTCTGGGGTATATCTTCTACGGACTGGGATTCGGCCTGCTCATGTTTCAGATACCCCATGGTTTCTGGTTTTTAATCTCAACCTTATTGTGGACCACCGGAGAGATTCTGGATGCCACCAATTCAGGAGTCTTTGTGTCCAATCACTGTCCGGTGAATCACCGGGGACGTTTCAACAGCCTGTTTCTCATCACCAGGGGCGGAGGAAGAGCTCTGGCACCCCTGGTGTCGGGTTTCGTTCTGGAGTACCTGGGTTACTCCTGGATGTGGGGATTCTGCCTGGTCCTGGGCTTTTTCCTGGCGGGATCTTTGAAATATCTGAACAAGGAAGATATCAGGCGAAAAACGTCCTGAAACCAGGAATGGACCGGTTGATTAGATAAAATTCATTTGTTTCGTAAACGTCAATACATTAGTTTAAATAGTAGGAGCAAAATATGAAAGCGTTACAGATAACCGGTTACGGTGAAATTGCAGACAATGTGGAGAATACGGAAATTCCAACCCCTTTGATTAATGATGATCAGGTTCTTATAGAGATTAGATCCGCCGGAGTCAATCCCGTCGATTACAAGATTGTCAAAGGAGCCATGAAGAAGATCAAGACTCTGAACTTTCCCGCCCCTATAGGTTTTGACCTCAGCGGGATTGTGGTTGGAGTGGGTCAGGATATAACCAATCTGACTGTGGGTGATGAAGTTTATGCCAGGGTTCCCTCTGACACACCGGGTACATTTGCTGAGTTCATAGCCGTTGATGCCTCTGTCGTCGTGAAAAAACCCGGGAACATCACCCATAATGAAGCCTCGGGAATACCACTGGTGGGGGTGACAACAGTGCAGGCACTCAAAATGGCCGGCATAAAAAAGGGTGATTCCATACTGATCCATGCCGGTTCCGGCGGTGTGGGCTCTTTTGCCATCCAATATGCCAAAGCCCTGGGTGCAACAGTCTACACAACAACCAGCTCCCTCAATGTGGAATGGGTGAAGGAACTGGGGGCCGACAGAGTCATAGATTATAAGAATGAAAATTATCTGGATGTTGTCAGTGAAGTTGATATTGTTTTTGATACACTCGGAGGCTCTTATAGTGTTGATGCCTTTAAAGTGCTGAAAAAGGGCGGGTTTGTGGTTTCCATAGCCGGTCCCATTGACGGTCAGACAGCAAAAGAGTGGGGATTATCCCTAATCCCCCGGCTTTATCTGAAACTGACAGGCAGAAAAGTGACTCAGAGGATGAAAAAGAAATCGGCTCAGTACCGCTATTTTCTGATGTCACCCGATGCAGACCAGCTGAATGAGATCAGCACTCTGATTGAAGCGGGAAAGATTCATCCTGTAACT is a window of Oceanispirochaeta sp. DNA encoding:
- a CDS encoding MFS transporter, which translates into the protein MIRWISRLSASIINPYRSLPSSVYILFLARIINRMGDFANFFLTLYLTRYLGFSEKQTGLVLSLVGISMMAGALMGGRLTDLAGRKKIMLTLQSLAALSVMICGFVPDRPLVAWLLLVFTFFNGAVRPINTALLTDLTSQEQRSAAFSLLYLGINIGVSAGPILAGFLFNHYRQWIFWGDGITTITTILLILFFIREPETSKIRVEQNEEHDNSSTLKALWNRPILAWYALITVFASFIYSQNSFTLPLQILKIFGDKGPRFFGIIMSFNAVVVIVLTPLLNHLCRRKRPLTRIALGYIFYGLGFGLLMFQIPHGFWFLISTLLWTTGEILDATNSGVFVSNHCPVNHRGRFNSLFLITRGGGRALAPLVSGFVLEYLGYSWMWGFCLVLGFFLAGSLKYLNKEDIRRKTS
- a CDS encoding NADP-dependent oxidoreductase, translating into MKALQITGYGEIADNVENTEIPTPLINDDQVLIEIRSAGVNPVDYKIVKGAMKKIKTLNFPAPIGFDLSGIVVGVGQDITNLTVGDEVYARVPSDTPGTFAEFIAVDASVVVKKPGNITHNEASGIPLVGVTTVQALKMAGIKKGDSILIHAGSGGVGSFAIQYAKALGATVYTTTSSLNVEWVKELGADRVIDYKNENYLDVVSEVDIVFDTLGGSYSVDAFKVLKKGGFVVSIAGPIDGQTAKEWGLSLIPRLYLKLTGRKVTQRMKKKSAQYRYFLMSPDADQLNEISTLIEAGKIHPVTAKVFPLSEGVDALKFVETGRAKGKVILQVK